A genomic region of Catalinimonas niigatensis contains the following coding sequences:
- a CDS encoding sodium:solute symporter family transporter → MSNIDWVILLGTLSFIVGYGVYKTRGSKNIEGYLKGDNSMKWWTVGLSVMATQASAITFLSTPGQAFEDGMRFVQFYFGLPIAMIIISVTFIPIYYRLKVYTAYEYLESRFDLKTRTLAAILFLIQRGLAAGITIYAPAIILSTILNWNLNLTIIVIGTLVIIYTVSGGTKAVSQTQKQQMAIMMGGMVIAAFVIIDMLPEDVSFGNAMDVAGHMGRLNVVTFDLDFSDRYNVWSGITGGMFLALSYFGTDQSQVQRYLSSKSIAQSRLGLLMNGLLKVPMQFLILFVGVLVFVFYQFYQPPVFFNDAVSRQVAQTEYANEWQALEEKHSQTFEKKREEINAFLQASEAGDETELTAMKEEVNRLNEEQMQIQGEVKELVGRAIPLAETKDTDYVFISFIMQHFPTGLIGLLLAVIFSAAMSSTASELNALGSTSVVDLYKRSFKQEASDQHYLNASRFFTLLWGVIAIVFATFASLADNLIEFVNIIGSIFYGTILGIFLVAFYIKYVKSNAIFIAACIAEATVLYLFFTTDIGFLWFNVIGCALVVAIAMLIEMFMGKNKAKS, encoded by the coding sequence ATGAGCAATATTGACTGGGTCATTTTACTGGGCACACTGAGTTTTATTGTAGGCTATGGCGTTTATAAAACGCGAGGAAGCAAAAACATAGAAGGCTACCTCAAAGGAGACAACAGCATGAAATGGTGGACGGTGGGCTTATCTGTCATGGCTACCCAGGCCAGTGCCATTACCTTTCTTTCTACGCCTGGTCAGGCATTTGAAGATGGGATGCGCTTTGTACAGTTCTATTTTGGCCTGCCCATTGCCATGATCATCATTTCGGTAACTTTTATCCCAATCTATTATCGGCTTAAAGTATACACTGCATACGAATATCTGGAAAGCCGCTTTGACCTGAAGACGCGCACACTGGCGGCCATACTTTTTCTTATACAAAGAGGGTTAGCTGCCGGTATTACCATTTATGCTCCGGCTATCATACTCTCTACCATACTCAACTGGAATCTCAATCTGACCATCATCGTCATTGGTACATTGGTCATTATTTATACAGTCAGTGGAGGAACCAAAGCCGTGAGCCAGACCCAAAAACAGCAAATGGCTATTATGATGGGGGGAATGGTGATTGCTGCTTTTGTCATCATTGATATGCTACCTGAAGATGTCTCCTTTGGCAATGCGATGGATGTGGCAGGCCATATGGGGCGCTTGAATGTAGTAACTTTTGATCTTGATTTTTCTGACCGTTACAACGTCTGGTCAGGGATCACCGGAGGAATGTTTTTGGCACTCTCGTACTTCGGTACCGATCAGTCGCAGGTGCAGCGCTATCTGTCAAGCAAGTCAATTGCCCAAAGTCGTTTGGGGCTTTTGATGAACGGACTACTCAAAGTACCTATGCAGTTTTTGATACTGTTTGTAGGGGTTTTAGTTTTTGTTTTCTACCAATTTTATCAGCCACCGGTTTTTTTTAATGATGCAGTGAGTCGGCAGGTGGCGCAAACCGAGTATGCCAACGAATGGCAGGCTCTGGAAGAAAAACACAGCCAGACATTTGAGAAAAAAAGAGAAGAAATCAATGCCTTCCTCCAGGCTTCTGAAGCAGGAGATGAAACGGAGCTGACGGCTATGAAAGAAGAGGTAAACCGGCTGAACGAAGAACAGATGCAGATTCAGGGAGAAGTGAAAGAGTTAGTAGGCAGGGCTATCCCGCTTGCCGAAACCAAAGATACAGACTATGTCTTCATCAGCTTTATCATGCAGCACTTTCCTACCGGATTGATCGGCCTGTTGCTGGCTGTTATCTTCTCAGCGGCCATGTCATCTACCGCCTCTGAACTCAATGCACTGGGCTCTACCAGTGTGGTAGATTTGTACAAAAGATCATTTAAGCAGGAGGCGTCTGACCAGCATTACCTCAATGCCTCCAGGTTTTTTACCTTACTATGGGGAGTGATTGCCATTGTATTTGCTACCTTTGCTTCGCTGGCAGATAACCTGATAGAGTTTGTCAATATCATTGGCTCTATCTTTTACGGCACGATCTTAGGGATTTTTCTAGTAGCTTTTTACATCAAGTATGTGAAGTCCAACGCCATTTTTATCGCAGCCTGCATTGCAGAAGCTACAGTACTCTATCTTTTCTTTACGACAGATATAGGTTTCCTATGGTTCAACGTGATTGGATGTGCCTTAGTAGTTGCCATTGCCATGCTGATTGAAATGTTCATGGGTAAGAATAAGGCTAAAAGTTGA
- a CDS encoding DUF3667 domain-containing protein codes for MRIRRKTKSCLNCGLTLNELYHYCPRCGQENNDHNVSFGMLVKEFFLNYFSLDTKFIRSIVPFLIKPGYLTLRFSEGKRASYVNPLRLYLIISVIFFFLSTLWVTDSLSVLNETDDTPEVDIEVQVDSVQQPVDSIIGSGWELIPQILEDETLSDQQALDSIQTITEIKFDAEAYLNQLAFKQLRKVAQKDLDVFAGYVMQNMPVMMFLLLPVFALILKLLYIRHKTLYVNHLIHGIHLHAFAFFLTILILLINIAVNLNDSLSGGWMFLMLQIFILLYALFSFKKVYQQGWFKTLIKLFLLSSVYFLVLLMFGLSETIISFLIF; via the coding sequence ATGAGAATCCGTAGGAAAACGAAGAGTTGCCTGAATTGCGGTCTGACCCTCAACGAACTCTACCACTACTGTCCCCGCTGCGGACAGGAGAACAATGACCATAATGTGTCATTTGGCATGTTGGTGAAAGAATTCTTTCTCAACTACTTCTCTTTAGATACTAAATTCATTCGCAGCATTGTCCCCTTTTTGATCAAACCAGGCTACCTTACGCTGCGTTTCAGCGAAGGGAAAAGAGCGAGTTACGTCAATCCACTCCGTTTATACCTCATTATCAGTGTAATCTTTTTCTTTTTGAGTACCCTTTGGGTAACAGACTCCCTCAGCGTATTGAATGAAACGGATGATACGCCGGAAGTTGATATCGAGGTACAGGTAGACTCTGTCCAACAGCCTGTAGATTCTATTATTGGCAGTGGCTGGGAGCTGATACCTCAGATCCTTGAAGATGAAACGCTTAGTGATCAGCAGGCGCTGGATTCTATTCAAACCATTACTGAAATTAAGTTTGACGCTGAGGCTTACCTGAACCAATTGGCTTTCAAACAACTGCGCAAGGTAGCGCAAAAGGATCTGGATGTATTTGCCGGCTATGTCATGCAGAATATGCCAGTGATGATGTTTCTTTTGTTACCTGTTTTTGCCCTGATTCTAAAATTGCTCTACATCAGGCACAAGACCTTGTATGTCAACCATTTGATTCATGGGATTCACTTACATGCTTTTGCTTTTTTTCTGACAATCCTCATACTGCTTATCAATATAGCGGTTAATCTCAATGATTCTCTAAGTGGGGGATGGATGTTTCTTATGCTTCAAATATTCATCCTGCTATATGCCTTATTTTCGTTTAAAAAAGTTTATCAACAAGGATGGTTCAAGACACTGATCAAGCTATTTCTTCTTAGCAGTGTTTATTTCTTGGTACTGCTCATGTTTGGGTTATCAGAGACCATCATTTCTTTTCTCATTTTTTAA
- a CDS encoding phosphoribosylanthranilate isomerase, producing MALKTFVKISGINNLSDARYCAGMIVDILGFSFEPEDPNFLSPDKYTAITEWVSGVTFAAEFDESEPEQIKEILQQYPKVDFLQITNPVYLPSLRSLQIPVILKIDLSTTEGTLLADVLQQTARDVAFFLIENNQEEAHAGVLDEVLHLTTEYPILLGFGLRQDNVLEILEKYPVKGIALKGGDEIKPGYKDFDDLAEILETIEVDDLEE from the coding sequence ATGGCTTTAAAAACTTTCGTCAAAATCAGTGGAATCAATAATTTGAGTGATGCCCGCTACTGTGCTGGTATGATCGTGGACATTCTGGGCTTCAGCTTTGAACCTGAAGATCCCAATTTCCTGTCTCCTGACAAATACACCGCCATCACAGAGTGGGTGTCGGGAGTTACCTTTGCTGCGGAATTTGATGAAAGTGAGCCTGAACAGATCAAAGAAATCCTGCAGCAATACCCAAAAGTTGATTTTTTGCAAATTACTAATCCGGTTTATTTGCCTTCTTTGCGGTCACTTCAGATACCTGTCATCCTGAAAATTGATCTGAGTACAACAGAAGGTACTTTACTGGCAGACGTACTTCAGCAAACAGCGCGAGATGTAGCCTTCTTCTTAATTGAAAACAATCAGGAAGAAGCCCATGCCGGTGTGCTGGATGAGGTACTTCATCTGACTACCGAATACCCCATCCTGCTGGGTTTTGGGCTAAGGCAGGATAATGTGCTGGAAATCTTAGAAAAGTATCCTGTCAAGGGGATTGCCCTCAAAGGAGGAGATGAAATCAAGCCGGGCTACAAAGATTTTGATGATCTGGCAGAAATACTGGAAACTATAGAAGTAGATGATCTGGAAGAATAA
- a CDS encoding thioredoxin family protein: MAVELIEDSEFQEKLAHQNKVIVKYYADWCGSCRLFKPKYKRLSEDERFADIAFLDVNAEKNPLARKAAGVTNLPFFAVFKNGELLDSVASSKEESVVELIQKLN; the protein is encoded by the coding sequence ATGGCTGTAGAACTTATAGAAGATTCAGAATTTCAGGAAAAGCTTGCCCATCAAAATAAAGTTATTGTAAAATATTATGCAGACTGGTGCGGAAGTTGCCGTCTGTTTAAGCCTAAATATAAGCGGTTATCAGAAGATGAGCGTTTTGCTGATATTGCATTTTTGGATGTGAACGCAGAAAAAAACCCTCTGGCCAGAAAAGCCGCTGGGGTGACCAATTTGCCTTTTTTTGCGGTATTTAAAAACGGTGAACTTCTGGATTCTGTAGCTTCCAGCAAAGAAGAGAGTGTGGTAGAACTCATTCAAAAGTTAAATTAG
- a CDS encoding DUF6952 family protein: MKIPVVKKLVENQSMEDLIAAEEALVEDKPLPIEVGGDDEGEKLTHILAAIFILERMKSDGVDFKSALREYTRRVRESIS, translated from the coding sequence ATGAAAATACCTGTTGTCAAGAAGTTAGTAGAAAATCAATCCATGGAAGACCTGATCGCTGCTGAAGAGGCGCTGGTTGAGGACAAACCTTTGCCAATAGAAGTAGGAGGAGATGATGAAGGCGAAAAGTTAACCCATATTCTAGCAGCGATCTTTATCTTGGAAAGAATGAAAAGTGATGGGGTTGATTTTAAATCTGCATTAAGAGAATATACACGTAGAGTAAGAGAATCCATTAGCTAA